The following proteins come from a genomic window of Microbacterium lemovicicum:
- a CDS encoding type II toxin-antitoxin system PemK/MazF family toxin, whose amino-acid sequence MTERRGWAGILSRVLDVVSSATRGADSAPTGTRAPKARLRTDAAAPGPRRTPATPAGRGAASESATVEVAPPARGGLRIEYTPHPDGDPDAGEVVWTWVPYEENDGRGKDRPVLIIGRHTADRVYAVRLTSKAHDGSRDFLSIGSGEWDPAGRPSWVDVEQIYSVHEAGMRREAAALDPARFLRVAQALHNRYGWTIAV is encoded by the coding sequence GTGACAGAGCGACGCGGCTGGGCCGGCATCCTCTCCCGCGTCCTGGACGTCGTGAGCTCCGCAACGCGAGGCGCGGACAGCGCTCCGACCGGCACGAGGGCGCCGAAGGCGAGACTGCGGACGGATGCTGCGGCCCCGGGCCCGCGGCGGACTCCCGCCACGCCGGCCGGCCGTGGTGCAGCATCCGAATCTGCGACCGTGGAGGTCGCGCCGCCCGCGCGCGGCGGACTCCGCATCGAGTACACGCCCCACCCCGACGGCGACCCCGACGCCGGCGAGGTCGTGTGGACGTGGGTGCCGTACGAGGAGAACGACGGCCGCGGCAAGGACCGGCCCGTGCTCATCATCGGGCGGCACACCGCGGATCGCGTCTATGCCGTCCGGCTGACGAGCAAGGCGCACGACGGCAGCCGCGACTTCCTGTCGATCGGGTCGGGGGAGTGGGATCCGGCGGGACGTCCGTCATGGGTCGACGTCGAGCAGATCTACAGCGTGCACGAGGCCGGGATGCGACGCGAGGCCGCGGCGCTCGATCCCGCACGCTTCCTCCGGGTCGCGCAGGCGCTTCACAATCGTTATGGCTGGACCATCGCGGTCTGA
- a CDS encoding ammonium transporter, which produces MDQGNTAFILIAAALVLLMTPGLAFFYGGLVKAKSVISMMMLSFGAMGLIGVLWVLYGYAIAFPSADGLGAPWSIDFSALGLESLLETPEGAAYPPLAFVAFQATFAIITVALVSGAIADRAKFGAWMIFAGLWATIVYFPVASWVFNFGLADDGSFAYGGWITYGLQEAFGVGAIDFAGGTAVHINAGAAALALALVLGKRVGFQKGIAVPHNPPFVLLGAGLLWFGWFGFNAGSELAADGTAALAFVNTIAAPAAALLAWLVVEKIKDGKPTSVGAASGAVAGLVAITPACASLQPVWAILLGIVAGAVCALAIELKFKLGFDDSLDVVGIHLVGGLIGTLYLGFFANGTGLFLGGDGTQLLVQAIAAFSVLIYSFVLAFVIGWIIQKTIGFRVKNEDEIAGIDTVVHGEEGYVLSDARD; this is translated from the coding sequence ATGGATCAAGGTAACACCGCATTCATCCTGATCGCCGCAGCGCTCGTGCTGCTCATGACGCCGGGTCTGGCGTTCTTCTACGGCGGACTGGTCAAGGCGAAGAGCGTCATCAGCATGATGATGCTCAGCTTCGGGGCCATGGGCCTCATCGGCGTCCTCTGGGTGCTGTACGGCTACGCGATCGCGTTCCCGTCGGCCGACGGACTCGGCGCCCCGTGGTCGATCGACTTCTCGGCCCTCGGGCTCGAGAGCCTGCTGGAGACGCCGGAGGGGGCCGCGTACCCGCCGCTGGCCTTCGTCGCGTTCCAGGCCACCTTCGCGATCATCACCGTCGCCCTCGTCTCCGGCGCCATCGCCGACCGTGCCAAGTTCGGCGCCTGGATGATCTTCGCCGGCCTGTGGGCCACCATCGTCTACTTCCCGGTCGCCAGCTGGGTCTTCAACTTCGGCCTGGCCGATGACGGCAGCTTCGCCTACGGCGGCTGGATCACCTACGGCCTTCAGGAGGCCTTCGGCGTCGGGGCGATCGACTTCGCCGGCGGCACCGCGGTGCACATCAACGCCGGTGCCGCAGCCCTGGCTCTCGCCCTGGTGCTCGGCAAGCGCGTCGGCTTCCAGAAGGGCATCGCCGTCCCGCACAACCCGCCGTTCGTGCTCCTCGGCGCCGGTCTGCTGTGGTTCGGCTGGTTCGGCTTCAACGCCGGCTCCGAGCTCGCCGCCGACGGCACCGCCGCACTCGCCTTCGTCAACACGATCGCCGCTCCCGCCGCAGCCCTGCTGGCGTGGCTCGTCGTCGAGAAGATCAAGGACGGCAAGCCCACCTCGGTCGGTGCCGCCTCGGGCGCTGTCGCGGGTCTCGTCGCCATCACCCCCGCCTGCGCCTCGCTGCAGCCGGTCTGGGCGATCCTCCTCGGCATCGTCGCCGGCGCCGTCTGCGCCCTCGCGATCGAGCTGAAGTTCAAGCTCGGCTTCGACGACTCGCTCGATGTCGTGGGCATCCACCTCGTCGGCGGTCTCATCGGAACGCTGTACCTCGGCTTCTTCGCCAACGGCACCGGTCTGTTCCTCGGTGGCGACGGCACGCAGCTGCTCGTCCAGGCGATCGCCGCCTTCTCGGTGCTGATCTACTCGTTCGTGCTCGCCTTCGTCATCGGCTGGATCATCCAGAAGACGATCGGCTTCCGCGTCAAGAACGAGGACGAGATCGCCGGCATCGACACCGTCGTCCACGGCGAAGAGGGCTACGTCCTCTCCGACGCGCGCGACTGA
- the zapE gene encoding cell division protein ZapE translates to MASTPTSARTGVIRLSELSPSVSGADMVAALVPPPQFDGATFETYRADPAYPSQQETKETLQAFSGAGAPAPRGGGLFRRAKKVPETKPGVYLDGGFGVGKTHLLASIYHAMPARRKYFGSFIEYTALVGALGYQKTVELFRGSDLLCIDEFELDDPGDTMVMTRLLGELVSGGTKIAATSNTPPNALGEGRFAAQDFLREIQAMSAHFETLRIDGTDYRQRAIDGHAVVLDEAGYEAAMTDAAARGLVSDDAFAALIAHLATVHPSRYIRLLDGLSVIGIRDVTQLLDQAAALRLVAFIDRAYDAQIPIRATGTSLDQVFGEEMLGGGYRKKYLRAISRLVALTHE, encoded by the coding sequence ATGGCCTCGACCCCGACTTCGGCGCGTACCGGTGTCATCCGCCTCTCCGAGCTGTCGCCGAGCGTGTCGGGTGCCGACATGGTGGCCGCGCTCGTGCCGCCGCCGCAGTTCGACGGTGCGACGTTCGAGACGTACCGCGCCGACCCCGCGTACCCCTCCCAGCAGGAGACGAAAGAGACGCTGCAGGCGTTCTCCGGCGCGGGAGCCCCTGCCCCGCGCGGCGGCGGCCTGTTCCGGCGCGCGAAGAAGGTGCCCGAGACCAAGCCCGGCGTCTACCTCGACGGCGGCTTCGGCGTCGGCAAGACCCACCTGCTCGCCTCGATCTACCACGCGATGCCGGCGCGCAGGAAGTACTTCGGCTCGTTCATCGAGTACACCGCCTTGGTCGGCGCCCTGGGCTACCAGAAGACGGTCGAGCTGTTCCGCGGCTCCGACCTGCTCTGCATCGACGAGTTCGAGCTCGACGATCCCGGCGACACGATGGTGATGACCCGTCTCCTCGGCGAGCTCGTCTCCGGCGGCACCAAGATCGCCGCGACCTCCAACACCCCGCCGAACGCGCTCGGCGAGGGCCGCTTCGCCGCGCAGGACTTCCTCCGCGAGATCCAGGCCATGAGCGCCCACTTCGAGACGCTCCGCATCGACGGCACCGATTACCGTCAGCGCGCGATCGACGGCCACGCCGTGGTGCTCGACGAGGCGGGATACGAGGCGGCGATGACGGATGCCGCGGCCCGCGGTCTCGTCTCCGATGACGCGTTCGCCGCGCTCATCGCCCACCTGGCCACCGTGCACCCCAGCCGCTACATCCGTCTGCTGGACGGCCTCAGCGTCATCGGCATCCGCGACGTGACGCAGCTGCTCGACCAGGCGGCCGCCCTGCGGCTCGTCGCCTTCATCGACCGCGCGTACGACGCGCAGATCCCGATCCGGGCGACGGGCACGTCGCTCGACCAGGTCTTCGGCGAGGAGATGCTGGGCGGCGGCTACCGCAAGAAGTACCTCCGCGCGATCTCCCGGCTGGTGGCGCTCACGCACGAGTGA
- a CDS encoding sulfurtransferase yields MTVETDTSSGKFAEYAHPERLVTGDWLQERLAAPGLVVVESDEDVLLYETGHIPGAVKVDWHTELNDPVVRDYVDGAGFAELMSRKGISRDDTVVIYGDKNNWWAAYALWVFSLFGHEDVRLLDGGRDKWIAEGRPLTTDATTRPAAEYPVVERDDSALRAYKEDVLAHLGKPLIDVRSPEEYSGERTSAPAYPEEGALRAGHIPSAQSVPWAKAVAEDGGFRSRAELDAIYRDGAGLRDGDEIVAYCRIGERSSHTWFVLQHLLGFDGVRNYDGSWTEWGSAVRVPIAVGSEPGEVPTV; encoded by the coding sequence ATGACCGTCGAGACCGACACCTCTTCCGGCAAGTTCGCCGAGTACGCCCATCCCGAGCGTCTCGTCACCGGGGACTGGCTGCAGGAGCGCCTCGCTGCGCCCGGCCTCGTCGTGGTCGAATCCGATGAAGACGTGCTGCTCTACGAGACCGGGCACATCCCCGGCGCGGTCAAGGTCGACTGGCACACCGAGCTCAACGACCCCGTGGTGCGCGATTACGTCGACGGCGCCGGATTCGCCGAGCTGATGAGCCGCAAGGGCATCTCCCGCGACGACACGGTCGTCATCTACGGCGACAAGAACAACTGGTGGGCCGCCTACGCCCTGTGGGTGTTCTCGCTGTTCGGCCACGAGGACGTGCGGCTGCTCGACGGCGGCCGCGACAAGTGGATAGCCGAGGGCCGCCCGCTGACGACGGATGCCACGACACGCCCTGCGGCGGAGTACCCGGTCGTCGAGCGCGACGACTCGGCCCTCCGCGCCTACAAGGAGGACGTGCTCGCGCACCTGGGCAAGCCGCTCATCGACGTGCGCTCGCCGGAGGAGTACTCGGGTGAGCGCACCTCCGCCCCGGCTTACCCCGAAGAGGGCGCGCTGCGCGCCGGGCACATCCCCTCCGCGCAGAGCGTGCCGTGGGCCAAGGCCGTGGCCGAGGACGGCGGCTTCAGGTCGCGCGCCGAGCTCGACGCGATCTACCGGGACGGCGCCGGCCTGCGCGACGGCGATGAGATCGTTGCCTACTGTCGCATCGGCGAGCGCTCCAGCCACACGTGGTTCGTGCTGCAGCACCTGCTCGGCTTCGACGGCGTCCGCAACTACGACGGCTCGTGGACGGAGTGGGGCAGCGCCGTGCGCGTGCCGATCGCGGTCGGCAGTGAGCCCGGCGAGGTCCCCACCGTCTAG
- a CDS encoding SufE family protein, giving the protein MSETPVPPVLAEIRDDFLALPEPERLQLLLEFAGELPDVPERYEGHPEMYERVAECQSPVFIVLAVEDGIVQMHATAPMEAPTTRGFASILVQGLSGLTAEEVLAVPSDYPLTIGLTRAVSPLRIAGMTGMLRRAQRQVAAAVAA; this is encoded by the coding sequence ATGTCCGAGACCCCTGTCCCCCCCGTCCTCGCCGAGATCCGCGACGACTTCCTGGCCCTCCCTGAACCGGAGCGGCTGCAGCTGCTGCTGGAGTTCGCCGGTGAGCTGCCCGACGTCCCGGAGCGATACGAGGGTCACCCCGAGATGTACGAGCGCGTCGCCGAGTGCCAGTCGCCGGTCTTCATCGTGCTGGCTGTCGAGGACGGCATCGTCCAGATGCACGCGACCGCCCCGATGGAGGCGCCGACCACCCGCGGCTTCGCCAGCATCCTCGTGCAGGGACTGTCCGGCCTGACGGCGGAAGAAGTCCTCGCCGTGCCGTCCGACTACCCGCTCACCATCGGGCTGACCCGCGCCGTCTCGCCGCTGCGCATCGCCGGCATGACGGGCATGCTCCGCCGGGCGCAGCGCCAGGTCGCGGCGGCCGTCGCCGCCTGA
- a CDS encoding alpha/beta hydrolase family protein, with product MVHPRRAASHGPSPQLLTGISAALGALGAALVFVLTAMGLVSVRVARRVVTPAPRQPDTILRGLDAAAQTISLSRTADTVLPGRYGLFVTGTQQYLKVGSVLSEDAQVVKRKLLTHVPEGSHLAAEAAFSGWYFSQPEELQLPFTSELVGTPIGPCPAWLFPVEDATTWVIQVHGRGTTRSECLRAVPVFHAAGISTLVVSYRNDGEAPRSRSGTYGLGATEWRDVDAALGFARRRGAQRIILMGWSMGGAIVLQLALSSSHADAVAGIVLESPVVDWRTVLDYQARQLKLPAPIPELAVGALKNRWSSRIAGSRTPIPFDALDVVSRAGELRHPTLILHSDDDGFVPSDASHLLAEARPDLVELDVFEVARHTKLWNYDQDRWTRTITDWLDRQGLRGPSGE from the coding sequence ATGGTCCACCCCAGGCGCGCCGCATCGCACGGCCCCTCCCCACAGCTCCTCACCGGCATCTCCGCGGCGCTGGGAGCCCTGGGCGCCGCCCTCGTCTTCGTCCTCACCGCGATGGGCCTGGTCTCCGTGCGCGTCGCGCGCCGCGTCGTCACCCCCGCGCCGCGTCAGCCCGACACGATCCTCCGGGGATTGGATGCCGCGGCCCAGACCATCTCGCTGTCCCGCACGGCCGACACCGTGCTGCCCGGCCGGTACGGGCTGTTCGTCACCGGGACCCAGCAGTACCTGAAGGTCGGCTCCGTGCTGTCGGAGGACGCGCAGGTGGTCAAGCGCAAACTGCTGACCCACGTTCCGGAGGGGTCGCACCTCGCCGCCGAGGCCGCCTTCTCGGGCTGGTACTTCTCCCAGCCGGAGGAGCTGCAGCTGCCGTTCACCTCGGAGCTCGTCGGCACGCCGATCGGCCCGTGCCCGGCCTGGCTCTTCCCTGTCGAGGACGCCACGACGTGGGTCATCCAGGTCCACGGCCGCGGCACGACCCGATCCGAGTGCCTCCGCGCGGTGCCGGTCTTCCACGCAGCAGGCATCTCGACCCTCGTGGTGTCGTACCGCAACGACGGCGAGGCGCCGCGCAGCCGGTCGGGCACCTACGGCCTGGGTGCGACGGAGTGGCGGGACGTGGACGCCGCGCTCGGCTTCGCCCGGAGGCGGGGCGCGCAGCGCATCATCCTCATGGGGTGGTCGATGGGCGGCGCGATCGTGCTCCAGCTCGCCCTGTCGTCATCGCACGCCGACGCTGTCGCCGGCATCGTGCTCGAATCGCCCGTCGTCGACTGGCGCACGGTGCTGGACTACCAGGCGCGGCAGCTGAAGCTTCCCGCGCCGATCCCGGAGCTGGCGGTCGGAGCGCTCAAGAACCGGTGGTCGTCGCGGATCGCGGGGTCGCGCACACCCATCCCCTTCGACGCCTTGGATGTGGTCTCGCGGGCAGGAGAGCTGCGGCATCCGACTCTCATCCTGCATTCGGACGACGACGGATTCGTGCCCTCCGACGCGTCGCACCTCCTGGCGGAGGCACGACCGGATCTCGTCGAGCTCGACGTGTTCGAGGTCGCGCGCCACACGAAGCTGTGGAACTACGACCAGGACCGGTGGACGCGCACGATCACCGACTGGCTCGACCGTCAGGGGCTGCGCGGTCCGTCCGGGGAGTGA
- a CDS encoding DUF3000 domain-containing protein, which produces MAEHGRPTTPSPFDLAVEEVRNTLFRDDLVVREIPAPSGVAPHALAIAGDIRPEAEGADSPYGTGRLILLHDPEEPSAWGGAWRIVCFAQAPLETEIGTDPMLADVAWSWLIDALDSRRAEYDSASGTATKTLSKGFGTLEEEGEGAQIELRASWTPSGSLAPHVEAWAELVCMLGGLPPGSEGIAVLGSHRSARG; this is translated from the coding sequence GTGGCTGAGCATGGTCGACCGACGACTCCCTCGCCGTTCGATCTCGCCGTCGAGGAGGTCCGGAACACGTTGTTCCGCGACGACCTCGTCGTCCGCGAGATCCCGGCGCCCTCGGGGGTCGCCCCGCACGCCCTCGCCATCGCCGGAGACATCCGGCCTGAGGCGGAGGGCGCGGACTCGCCCTACGGCACCGGGCGGCTGATCCTGCTGCACGATCCGGAGGAGCCGTCCGCGTGGGGCGGCGCCTGGCGCATCGTCTGCTTCGCGCAGGCCCCCCTCGAGACCGAGATCGGCACCGACCCGATGCTCGCCGATGTCGCGTGGTCGTGGCTGATCGACGCCCTGGATTCGCGCCGCGCGGAGTACGACTCCGCCTCCGGCACCGCGACCAAGACGCTCTCGAAGGGCTTCGGCACGCTGGAGGAGGAAGGCGAGGGAGCCCAGATCGAGCTTCGCGCGTCGTGGACTCCGTCGGGTAGTCTCGCTCCGCACGTGGAGGCTTGGGCCGAACTCGTGTGCATGCTCGGGGGACTCCCTCCCGGCTCAGAAGGGATCGCAGTGCTCGGTTCGCACAGGTCGGCGCGTGGCTGA
- a CDS encoding HRDC domain-containing protein, with product MADYTVIADRQGLQDAADALSRGTGPVAVDVERASGFRYSQRAYLIQVFRRDAGVFLIDPPAVGDLSPLQRAIGEDEWVLHAASQDLPSLRELDLMPPVIFDTELAARLLGHDRVGLGAVVETTLGITLAKEHSAADWSTRPLPQSWLEYAALDVVHLIDVRDALVAELADQDKTGLAAEEFEAVRVREPRAPREEPWRRLSGLHTVRGRRNLAVARALWTAREEYARAEDVSPGRLVPDRALVAAVLAEPASKQDLARIKEFTGRASRTQLDRWWAAIETGRATDELPPERAPGTGDSFPPPRAWADRNPAADARLKSARAAVEARAEELHMPTENLLTPDLLRRVAWAPPADGDAASIGDALAESGARRWQIAQTAQLIAQAFVDSVQEAATAPDDAS from the coding sequence GTGGCTGACTACACCGTCATCGCCGACCGGCAGGGCCTGCAGGACGCCGCCGATGCGCTGTCGCGCGGCACCGGGCCCGTGGCCGTCGACGTGGAGCGCGCGTCCGGCTTCCGCTACTCGCAGCGGGCCTATCTCATCCAGGTCTTCCGCCGCGACGCCGGCGTCTTCCTCATCGATCCCCCGGCCGTCGGCGACCTCTCTCCGCTGCAGCGCGCGATCGGCGAGGACGAATGGGTCCTGCACGCCGCGAGCCAGGACCTGCCCTCGCTTCGCGAGCTCGACCTCATGCCGCCCGTGATCTTCGACACCGAGCTGGCGGCCCGGCTCCTCGGCCACGACCGCGTCGGCCTCGGGGCGGTCGTCGAGACGACCCTCGGCATCACCCTGGCCAAGGAGCACTCTGCGGCCGACTGGTCGACGCGTCCCCTGCCGCAGTCGTGGCTGGAGTACGCCGCGCTCGATGTGGTCCACCTCATCGATGTGCGCGACGCCCTCGTGGCGGAGCTCGCCGACCAGGACAAGACGGGGCTTGCCGCCGAGGAGTTCGAGGCGGTGCGCGTGCGCGAGCCGCGGGCGCCGCGCGAGGAGCCCTGGCGGCGCCTCAGCGGACTCCACACGGTGCGCGGGCGCCGCAACCTCGCCGTCGCGCGGGCGCTGTGGACAGCGCGCGAGGAGTACGCGCGCGCCGAGGACGTCTCCCCCGGGCGGCTCGTGCCCGACCGCGCCCTCGTGGCCGCCGTGCTGGCCGAGCCGGCGTCGAAGCAGGATCTCGCCCGCATCAAGGAATTCACGGGCCGGGCGAGCCGGACGCAGCTCGACCGCTGGTGGGCCGCCATCGAGACGGGTCGCGCCACCGACGAGCTCCCGCCGGAGCGCGCACCGGGCACGGGTGACTCCTTCCCGCCGCCGCGCGCGTGGGCCGACCGCAACCCCGCCGCCGACGCGCGCCTCAAGTCCGCGCGCGCGGCGGTCGAGGCGCGGGCCGAAGAGCTGCACATGCCGACCGAGAACCTGCTCACCCCCGACCTCCTGCGCCGTGTCGCGTGGGCCCCCCCGGCGGACGGGGACGCAGCATCCATCGGCGACGCCCTCGCAGAATCGGGTGCACGACGGTGGCAGATTGCGCAGACTGCACAGCTGATCGCGCAAGCCTTTGTCGATTCCGTGCAAGAGGCCGCGACGGCTCCGGACGACGCCTCGTAG
- a CDS encoding thiolase family protein: MAEISDVFFVDGMRTPFGRAGEKGMYWNTRADDLVVKTIIGVMERNPAVPGDLVDDVAIAATTQQGDQGLTLGRTAAILAGLPQSVPGFAIDRMCAGAMTSVTTMAGSIGMGMYDVALAGGVEHMGRHPLGGDADPNPRFLTEKLVSADALNMGVTAERIHDRFPHLTKERADRFGMLSQHKAQAAYDAGRFQPDLVPVAITDAQGAWGLATEDEGRRPQTTMEGLAELKTPFRPHGRVTAGTSSPLTDGATMSILAGGGAVKELGLAPKMKLTSFAFAGVAPEIMGIGPIPSTEKALRKAGLTISDIGLFELNEAFAVQTISLLDHFGIADDDPRVNPWGGAIALGHPLAASGVRLMIQLAAQFAERPDVRYGLTAMCVGLGQGGSVIWENPHFDGKKRK; this comes from the coding sequence GTGGCCGAGATCTCTGACGTCTTCTTCGTCGATGGCATGCGCACACCGTTCGGGCGCGCGGGTGAGAAGGGCATGTACTGGAACACCCGCGCCGATGACCTCGTCGTCAAGACGATCATCGGGGTGATGGAGCGCAACCCCGCCGTGCCCGGCGACCTGGTCGACGACGTCGCGATCGCGGCGACGACGCAGCAGGGCGACCAGGGACTCACCCTCGGGCGCACGGCGGCGATCCTCGCCGGTCTGCCTCAGAGCGTGCCCGGGTTCGCGATCGACCGCATGTGCGCCGGCGCCATGACGAGCGTCACGACCATGGCGGGCTCGATCGGCATGGGCATGTACGACGTCGCCCTGGCCGGCGGCGTCGAGCACATGGGCCGTCACCCCCTCGGCGGTGACGCCGACCCGAACCCCCGCTTCCTCACCGAGAAGCTCGTGAGCGCCGACGCCCTCAACATGGGCGTCACCGCCGAGCGCATCCACGACCGGTTCCCGCACCTGACGAAGGAGCGCGCCGACCGGTTCGGCATGCTGAGCCAGCACAAGGCGCAGGCCGCCTACGACGCCGGCCGCTTCCAGCCCGACCTCGTGCCCGTGGCCATCACCGACGCGCAGGGCGCGTGGGGTCTCGCCACCGAGGACGAGGGCCGCCGGCCCCAGACCACGATGGAGGGTCTCGCCGAGCTGAAGACGCCCTTCCGCCCGCACGGGCGCGTCACGGCCGGCACCTCGTCGCCGCTGACGGACGGCGCGACGATGAGCATCCTCGCCGGCGGTGGCGCCGTCAAGGAGCTGGGCCTCGCGCCCAAGATGAAGCTCACGTCGTTCGCGTTCGCCGGCGTCGCGCCCGAGATCATGGGCATCGGACCGATCCCCTCCACGGAGAAGGCTCTGCGCAAGGCCGGGCTCACCATCTCCGACATCGGCCTCTTCGAGCTCAACGAGGCCTTCGCCGTGCAGACGATCTCGCTGCTCGACCACTTCGGCATCGCCGACGACGATCCGCGCGTGAACCCCTGGGGCGGCGCGATCGCTCTCGGACACCCGCTGGCCGCCTCCGGTGTGCGCCTCATGATCCAGCTCGCGGCCCAGTTCGCAGAGCGTCCCGACGTCCGCTACGGCCTCACCGCCATGTGCGTGGGACTCGGACAGGGCGGCTCCGTCATCTGGGAGAACCCCCACTTCGACGGCAAGAAGCGCAAGTAA
- a CDS encoding 3-hydroxyacyl-CoA dehydrogenase NAD-binding domain-containing protein — MTNTSASPYAGVDFSPLQAFTEGEVVTHSPVRDVRLPSGRTLALITLDNGRDHTRPNTLGPATLTELGATLDTLEARAAAGEIAAVGITGKKYILAAGADLSDISRLDSKESARLIAQLGHSVLGRLSELGVPSFAFVNGLALGGGLEIALNSTYRTVDASAAAIALPEVFLGIIPGWGGAYLLPNLIGIENALEVVISNPLKQNRMLKPQQAFDYGIVDAIFPAATYLENSLAWADGVLAGRIKVERKNEPGKIERLTKWPIAIRMARGMLESRIGTVPTSPYAALELLDKAKSGTMAEGFAREDEALAELVTGDQFAASMYAFDLVQKRAKRPVGAPDKALAKKVAKVGIIGAGLMASQFALLFLRKLQVPVLITDLDQARVDKGLAYIREEIGKLEAKGRLDGDTANKLRALVHGTTDKSEYADCDFVIEAVFEEVGVKQQVFAEIEQIIADDAILATNTSSLSVEEIGAKLAHPERLVGFHFFNPVAVMPLIEVVRTPQTTDAALSTAFVVARTLGKNAVLTSDAPGFVVNRLLAKVMGEAARAVYEGTPLLTVEKAFGPLGLPMTPFQLIDLVGWKVAAHVQDTMAHAFPDRFFAAENFHRLAELTEVVEKDKGGRVTGWTKAAEKVLKGAVGSSPSSEADILRRVQDGLAQEIRIMLDEGVVPEVEDIDLCLILGAGWPFIDGGASPYLDREGASERVFGGTFHTPAIRGIAAR, encoded by the coding sequence ATGACGAACACCTCCGCATCGCCGTACGCCGGCGTCGACTTCTCCCCCCTCCAGGCCTTCACGGAGGGGGAAGTGGTCACCCACTCCCCCGTCCGCGACGTGCGGCTCCCCTCGGGCAGGACGCTCGCGCTGATCACCCTCGACAACGGCCGCGACCACACGCGTCCGAACACCCTGGGGCCTGCCACGCTCACCGAGCTCGGCGCGACGCTCGACACGCTGGAGGCCCGCGCGGCCGCCGGCGAGATCGCCGCCGTCGGCATCACCGGCAAGAAGTACATCCTGGCCGCCGGTGCCGACCTGAGTGACATCTCCCGCCTCGACTCGAAGGAGAGCGCTCGACTCATCGCGCAGCTGGGCCACTCCGTGCTCGGGCGGCTCTCCGAGCTCGGCGTGCCGTCGTTCGCCTTCGTGAACGGACTCGCGCTCGGCGGCGGGCTCGAGATCGCGCTGAACTCGACCTACCGGACGGTGGATGCCTCGGCCGCCGCGATCGCGCTGCCCGAGGTCTTCCTCGGCATCATCCCCGGGTGGGGCGGCGCGTACCTGCTGCCGAACCTCATCGGCATCGAGAACGCGCTCGAGGTCGTGATCTCCAACCCGCTGAAGCAGAATCGCATGCTCAAGCCGCAGCAGGCGTTCGACTACGGCATCGTCGATGCGATCTTCCCCGCGGCGACCTACCTCGAGAACTCCCTCGCCTGGGCCGACGGCGTGCTGGCGGGACGGATCAAGGTCGAGCGCAAAAACGAGCCGGGAAAGATCGAGCGCCTCACCAAGTGGCCCATCGCCATCCGCATGGCGCGCGGCATGCTCGAGAGCCGTATCGGCACCGTTCCGACGTCGCCCTACGCCGCGCTCGAGCTTCTCGACAAGGCTAAGAGCGGCACGATGGCCGAGGGCTTCGCCCGCGAGGACGAGGCGCTGGCCGAGCTCGTCACGGGCGACCAGTTCGCGGCATCCATGTACGCCTTCGATCTCGTGCAGAAGCGGGCGAAGCGCCCGGTGGGAGCACCCGACAAGGCGCTCGCGAAGAAGGTCGCCAAGGTCGGCATCATCGGCGCCGGTCTCATGGCCAGCCAGTTCGCGCTGCTGTTCCTGCGCAAGCTGCAGGTGCCGGTGCTCATCACCGACCTCGATCAGGCGCGCGTCGACAAGGGCCTGGCCTACATCCGCGAGGAGATCGGCAAGCTGGAGGCGAAGGGCCGGCTCGACGGCGACACCGCCAACAAGCTCCGTGCGCTCGTGCACGGCACGACCGACAAGAGCGAGTACGCGGACTGCGACTTCGTCATCGAGGCCGTGTTCGAGGAGGTCGGCGTCAAGCAGCAGGTCTTCGCGGAGATCGAGCAGATCATCGCCGACGACGCGATCCTCGCGACCAACACCTCGTCGCTCTCGGTCGAGGAGATCGGGGCGAAGCTCGCACACCCCGAGCGGCTCGTCGGATTCCACTTCTTCAACCCCGTGGCCGTCATGCCGCTGATCGAGGTCGTCAGGACGCCGCAGACGACGGATGCCGCGCTGTCGACCGCGTTCGTCGTGGCGCGCACTCTGGGCAAGAACGCGGTGCTCACGAGCGACGCTCCCGGCTTCGTCGTCAACCGCCTGCTGGCCAAGGTCATGGGCGAGGCGGCGCGCGCTGTGTACGAGGGCACGCCGCTGCTCACCGTCGAGAAGGCCTTCGGGCCGCTCGGCCTTCCGATGACGCCGTTCCAGCTCATCGATCTCGTGGGGTGGAAGGTCGCGGCCCACGTGCAGGACACGATGGCGCACGCCTTCCCCGACCGGTTCTTCGCCGCGGAGAACTTCCACCGCCTGGCGGAGCTGACCGAGGTCGTCGAGAAGGACAAGGGCGGGCGCGTCACCGGCTGGACCAAGGCGGCGGAGAAGGTGCTCAAGGGCGCGGTCGGCTCCTCCCCCTCGTCCGAGGCCGACATCCTCCGGCGGGTGCAGGACGGCCTGGCGCAGGAGATCCGCATCATGCTCGACGAGGGCGTCGTGCCCGAGGTCGAGGACATCGACCTCTGCCTGATCCTCGGGGCGGGTTGGCCGTTCATCGACGGCGGTGCCTCGCCCTACCTCGACCGTGAGGGGGCGTCGGAGCGCGTCTTCGGAGGCACGTTCCACACTCCCGCCATCCGGGGTATCGCCGCACGCTGA